The proteins below are encoded in one region of Balaenoptera acutorostrata chromosome 11, mBalAcu1.1, whole genome shotgun sequence:
- the RAB5B gene encoding ras-related protein Rab-5B isoform X1: MGALRRGPGGLGARSWTVEAWKSPPLPPPPSAALWHPPPSTLSHSDNLAMTSRSTARPNGQPQASKICQFKLVLLGESAVGKSSLVLRFVKGQFHEYQESTIGAAFLTQSVCLDDTTVKFEIWDTAGQERYHSLAPMYYRGAQAAIVVYDITNQETFARAKTWVKELQRQASPSIVIALAGNKADLANKRMVEYEEAQAYADDNSLLFMETSAKTAMNVNDLFLAIAKKLPKSEPQNLGGAAGRSRGVDLHEQSQQNKSQCCSN, translated from the exons ATGGGGGCGCTGAGGAGGGGGCCGGGCGGGCTGGGAGCCCGAAGTTG GACTGTTGAAGCCTGgaagtcccctcccctcccccctcccccctccgccGCTTTGTGGCATCCCCCTCCCTCTACCCTTTCCCACTCTGATAATCTAGCTATGACTAGCAGAAGCACAGCCAGGCCCAATGGGCAGCCCCAGGCCAGCAAAATATGCCAGTTCAAATTGGTCCTGCTGGGTGAATCTGCAGTGGGGAAGTCTAGCCTGGTATTACGTTTTGTCAAAGGGCAGTTCCACGAGTACCAGGAGAGCACCATTGGAG CGGCCTTCCTCACCCAGTCGGTTTGTCTAGATGACACAACAGTCAAGTTTGAGATCTGGGACACAGCTGGGCAGGAGCGATACCATAGCTTGGCCCCCATGTACTACAGAGGTGCCCAAGCTGCAATTGTGGTTTATGACATTACTAATCAG GAAACCTTCGCCCGAGCAAAGACATGGGTAAAGGAACTACAGCGACAGGCCAGTCCTAGCATCGTTATTGCCCTGGCGGGGAACAAAGCTGACCTGGCCAACAAGCGCATGGTGGAGTACGAA GAGGCCCAGGCGTATGCAGATGACAACAGCTTATTGTTCATGGAGACTTCAGCCAAGACAGCTATGAACGTGAACGATCTCTTCCTGGCAATAG CTAAGAAGTTGCCAAAGAGTGAACCCCAGAATCTGGGGGGTGCAGCAGGCCGAAGCCGGGGTGTGGATCTCCATGAGCAGTCCCAGCAGAACAAGAGCCAGTGTTGTAGCAACTGA
- the RAB5B gene encoding ras-related protein Rab-5B isoform X2: MTSRSTARPNGQPQASKICQFKLVLLGESAVGKSSLVLRFVKGQFHEYQESTIGAAFLTQSVCLDDTTVKFEIWDTAGQERYHSLAPMYYRGAQAAIVVYDITNQETFARAKTWVKELQRQASPSIVIALAGNKADLANKRMVEYEEAQAYADDNSLLFMETSAKTAMNVNDLFLAIAKKLPKSEPQNLGGAAGRSRGVDLHEQSQQNKSQCCSN, translated from the exons ATGACTAGCAGAAGCACAGCCAGGCCCAATGGGCAGCCCCAGGCCAGCAAAATATGCCAGTTCAAATTGGTCCTGCTGGGTGAATCTGCAGTGGGGAAGTCTAGCCTGGTATTACGTTTTGTCAAAGGGCAGTTCCACGAGTACCAGGAGAGCACCATTGGAG CGGCCTTCCTCACCCAGTCGGTTTGTCTAGATGACACAACAGTCAAGTTTGAGATCTGGGACACAGCTGGGCAGGAGCGATACCATAGCTTGGCCCCCATGTACTACAGAGGTGCCCAAGCTGCAATTGTGGTTTATGACATTACTAATCAG GAAACCTTCGCCCGAGCAAAGACATGGGTAAAGGAACTACAGCGACAGGCCAGTCCTAGCATCGTTATTGCCCTGGCGGGGAACAAAGCTGACCTGGCCAACAAGCGCATGGTGGAGTACGAA GAGGCCCAGGCGTATGCAGATGACAACAGCTTATTGTTCATGGAGACTTCAGCCAAGACAGCTATGAACGTGAACGATCTCTTCCTGGCAATAG CTAAGAAGTTGCCAAAGAGTGAACCCCAGAATCTGGGGGGTGCAGCAGGCCGAAGCCGGGGTGTGGATCTCCATGAGCAGTCCCAGCAGAACAAGAGCCAGTGTTGTAGCAACTGA